In Segatella copri, the DNA window GAGATGCAGGCAAAGTATGGTACCGGTACCCAGATTCAGTTGAATGATAAGTTTGCTTCGGCTCCCGAAGTGATGGATTACATTTCGGCAGAAAAGAAGCGTATGTCGCCGGAAGACCAGAAGCTGATGACCGTATCAATCAAAGCAGATCAGGAAACCAAGATGGGTGTGATAACCGACGTAAAGCAGGCTTTGCGCCAGGCAAAAGCACTAAAAATCAGTTATTCTGCCACAGAAAATGGAAAATAATATTAATTTATCATGTTTTTCTCTTAAAAAATTGCTTTTATTAATTTTTTGTATTATCTTTGCACGCAAATTATTAGTATTATGGCAAAACAAATTTTAGATTCATTAGATAGGCAGATTCTGAAGCTGATTTCTCAGGATGCCCGTATTCCATTTTTGGAAGTGGCACGCGCTTGCAATGTGAGCGGTGCTGCCATTCATCAGCGTGTTGCTAAACTTACAAATCTTGGTATCATCAAGGGTTCACAATTCATCATTGACCCAGAAAAGATAGGTTACGAAACTTGTGCTTATATGGGACTCTATCTGAAGGAGCCTGAGAAGTTTGACCAGGTTGTAGAGGAGTTGAAGAAGATTCCTGAGGTTGTGGAGTGTCACTATACTACAGGCGGTTTTGATATGTTTATCAAGATTTACGCGCTGAACAACCACCATCTCCTGGAAATCATCCACGACAAGTTGCAGCCACTGGGATTGTCTCGCAGCGAGACCATCATCTCTTTCAATGCATCTATCAATCGTCAGCTTTCTATGCAGGACCTCAAGACTTTCAACGATGATGAAGAGGAAACTGATGAGGAGGCTGCAGCAGAGAAATAAGATATAAAAAGAAAAAAAAGCAGTAGCTCCCTGCGGGATTACTGCTTTCTATAAAGGGTGAGGAATGTGAACGGTAAGCCGTTTTCATTCCTCATTTCTTTTTCTGTCACTTCCCATTCTGCCGGATTGATTTCCGGAAAGAAGGTATCGGCATGTTCAGGTTCCTTTTCTACGATTGTGAGATAAAGCTTGTCTGCAAAAGGCAAAGCCTGTTCATATATGCTGGCTCCTCCGATGATGAAACATTCATCTGAAGCTTCTTTGCTTCCAATCGCTTCTTTGCTTCCAACAGATTCTTTCCTTGCTACCAGCGCTTCTTCCAGAGAG includes these proteins:
- a CDS encoding ExbD/TolR family protein, encoding MMNFHKKSHEVPGLNTSSLPDLIFSVLFFFMIVTHMRQVTLKVDCRLPQGKELTRLTKKSAVSHIYIGKPTKEMQAKYGTGTQIQLNDKFASAPEVMDYISAEKKRMSPEDQKLMTVSIKADQETKMGVITDVKQALRQAKALKISYSATENGK
- a CDS encoding Lrp/AsnC family transcriptional regulator — protein: MAKQILDSLDRQILKLISQDARIPFLEVARACNVSGAAIHQRVAKLTNLGIIKGSQFIIDPEKIGYETCAYMGLYLKEPEKFDQVVEELKKIPEVVECHYTTGGFDMFIKIYALNNHHLLEIIHDKLQPLGLSRSETIISFNASINRQLSMQDLKTFNDDEEETDEEAAAEK
- a CDS encoding dihydrofolate reductase, yielding MLSIIACISKVHRAIGYKNRLLYAIPSDMTRFRMLTTGHTIIMGRNTFESLPNGALPNRRNIVVSKTREQITGCEVYTSLEEALVARKESVGSKEAIGSKEASDECFIIGGASIYEQALPFADKLYLTIVEKEPEHADTFFPEINPAEWEVTEKEMRNENGLPFTFLTLYRKQ